In Granulicella mallensis MP5ACTX8, the sequence CATAGGCCTCACCCTCCGCATAGCCAAAAGCGCTCCAGCCATTGCGGTTCGCCGTGTGCAGACGCCGTACAGTGCTGGCGATCACCTTGAGATTTCCGAACTCCGCCGTCACACGGCCGGCCATGGCGCGGAAGCTGTCCAGCGTATGCCACACGGGCCCCTGAGAGGCTTCGCCAAGCGTCGCCGCGATATCGCCTTCGTGGCCAAACAAAACATCGACCAGCGGCATCAGCGATCGATTCACATCGATAGAACCCTTCCGCCCTCCACGTGACTTCCAGAGCGAAGGCCGGTAGTTGCAGTCGAAGCTCACGATCGTGCCATGGCGTTTCGCAGCAGCCATCGCTTCGCGCACCACCTCGGTAGAGTCTTCACTCAACGCCGCCATGACGCCGCCGGTATGGAACCACTGGACACCTTCGTCCTGAAAGATCTCGTCCCAGTCCACATCGCCGGGCTTCATCTGTGAGATCGCCGTGCTGCCGCGGTCCATCATCCCCATGCCACCGCGCACGCCAAAGCCGCGCTCCAGAAAATAGATCCCGTTACGAGCCTCACGTCCGACACCGTCAAAATCCCGCCACAGCACATGCGACAGATCGACTCCGCCCTGCAGCATCAGATCTTCGACCAACCGGCCCACGGGATTATCCACGAGCGCAGTAACGATAGCGGTCCGCAGATCGAAGCAGCGGCGCAGGCCACGTGCAACGTTATACTCACCGCCGCCCTCCCACACGCGAAAGTTGCGAGAGCCGACAATCCGTCCCTCGCCCGGATCGAAGCGCAGCATCACCTCGCCGAGCGAAACCAGGTCCCACTCACAAAGCACAGGGTCGCGCAGGGCCAAACCGCCATGGCCCTGCGCCGAATCACTGATTAGCTCACTCGCTGACTCGCTGACTCGCTGGCTCACTTCAACTCCGCAATGGCCACGGCATCCATGTCGTCGTACGCCTGGTTCTCACCGCCCATTCCCCAGCAGAAACCATAGCTCTTGGTGCCCACACCTGCATGGACGCTCCAGCCCGGAGAGACCGCAACCTCACGGTCGCCGATAAAGAGATGCCGCGTCTCCTGCGGTGGCCCCATCAGGTGTAGCACGCGGTGCGCGGGATCGACGTCGAAGTACAGGTAGACCTCACTGCGGCGCATGTGCGTGTGTGGCGGCATCGTGTTCCAGTTCGAGCCTTCGTCCAGCAGCGTAAAGCCCATCACGAGCTGACAGCTACGCAGCCCCTCTTTATAGATCGCCTTGTAGATCGTGCGCTTGTTGCAGGTCTCCACCGCGCCGAGCTTCAGACCTTCGAGGTCCTGGAAGCGCACCATCTTCGTCGGAAACTCTGCATGGGCCGGATAGCTCAACAGATAGAACGCAGCAGGCTTCTCCGCATCCTCACTGGAAAAGCTGATCACCTTGCTCCCGCGACCGATATAAAGACAATCGAGCTTGCCTAGCTCGAAGGTTTCTCCATCCACCGTGACCGAACCCGAACCACCGACGTTGAGCACGCCCAGCTCGCGCCGTTCGCAGAAGAACTCAGCCCGCAACTCCGGCTGCGTCTCCAGATGCAAAGCGGACGTCGTGGGTACAGCCGAGCCGATCACCGTGCGGTCGAGATCGACATAGGCAAGATCGAGGCCGCCGGGACGAAACATGCCTTCGAGTAAAAAGGTCTCGCGCAGCTCCGGTGTCGTCATGCGGCTGTAGCGAACGGGATCTGCCATTTGCAGCAACTTCATCGTAAATCTCCTCTTGTCTGTGGCTCTAAGAATAACGCGCCTTGATTGCGCGCTGTGATTGCATACCGTTGTCTATTGCATATGGACGTTAGTTCTTCGCAGGCGGTGGAGGCGGCGGCGGTGCCACCAAAGTCTTCGTCACCCCCGCCTCACCCCGCTCTTCCACCTTGATCACATACATCGTGATGGTCTGCCCCGGAGCTTCAATCGCCTGATGCGGCGTACCCGCCGGAATATGAATGAAGTCGCCCTTGTGCAGCACATGGGGCGTCGCTCCATCCAGACGCGTTCCACGCACCTCGCCGTTCGGGCCTTCCTTGCCGTCGATCATCGTGCCGCCGGTCAGCTCCGTGCCCTCGCCATCGATCACGATCAGGAAGTCGGCAAAGTGCTTGTGCAGTTCGCCGCCACCACTCTGGGTGCGGGCCGACAGCATCGTGTAGTGGCCGTTATAGTTTGCCAGCGTAATACTGGCGCTTCCGTTACCTGCCTTCGCCTGCTCCAGCAGGGCCTTACCCTGCTGCGCGAGCGCGTCGAAGTTCAATGCCTCAGGCTGCGTCTGAATCGTGGACTGCGCGCTCTGTGCGCTCATCACAGTCGCCGCCCCTATGAATGCCAGCGCCGCCAGTCTCCGCGCTGGCCGTCCCCACCTACCCAACAGGTCCTTCATCTCAAGCCTCCGGTATTGCAGCCTCAACAAACCTGTCCAACAGCATACGCAAGAGCGCATAGACTCGTCAGCTTTATACAACCGGATGACTGCGCAGAGAATAATTTTCGGCGGCATAAAAATGTTCGCCTCGGGCATTGCCTTCACCCTTTGCTCTTCGTGCGTCACTCCGCGTAGAGTTTCTTCATCATGTCTATCTCCACCACCGCTCCGACCATCCTCGATCTCTTTCGCCTCGACGGCAAAGTCGCGCTCGTCACCGGAGCCGCCAGCGGCCTCGGCGCAGCCATCGCCACGGCGCTCGCACAGGCCGGAGCCGAGGTCGCCGTGCACGGCAATCGCAGACCCGCCACAGAGACCGCTATGGCCATCGGCGACAAGGCCGCAGCCTTCCAGGCTGACCTCTCCTCGACCAGCGGCGCGGAATCCCTCTTCGGTGCAGTCAAAGAGCGCTTCGGACGCGTGGACATCCTGGTCAACAACGCGGGAACGATCCATCGCAACGCCGCCGAAGACACCCTGCTTGAGGACTGGCAGCACGTCCTGCAGGTCAATCTCACCAGCGTCTTCCAACTCTCGCAGTTCGTCGCCCGCGACATGATCTCGCGCGAGGCCGCGGGAAAGATCGTCAATATTGCCTCGCTGCTGAGCTTCCAGGGCGGTATCCGCGTTCCGGCCTATGCGGCCTCCAAAGGCGGCGTGGCCCAGCTCACCAAGGCCCTGGCCAACGAGTGGGCCCCCAAGGGCATTCGGGTAAACGCCATCGCCCCTGGCTACTTCTCTACGACCAACACCGAAGCTCTGCAGGCCGACGAGACACGCAATCGCCAGATCCTCGAACGCATCCCCGCC encodes:
- the kduI gene encoding 5-dehydro-4-deoxy-D-glucuronate isomerase; protein product: MKLLQMADPVRYSRMTTPELRETFLLEGMFRPGGLDLAYVDLDRTVIGSAVPTTSALHLETQPELRAEFFCERRELGVLNVGGSGSVTVDGETFELGKLDCLYIGRGSKVISFSSEDAEKPAAFYLLSYPAHAEFPTKMVRFQDLEGLKLGAVETCNKRTIYKAIYKEGLRSCQLVMGFTLLDEGSNWNTMPPHTHMRRSEVYLYFDVDPAHRVLHLMGPPQETRHLFIGDREVAVSPGWSVHAGVGTKSYGFCWGMGGENQAYDDMDAVAIAELK
- a CDS encoding sugar kinase → MSQRVSESASELISDSAQGHGGLALRDPVLCEWDLVSLGEVMLRFDPGEGRIVGSRNFRVWEGGGEYNVARGLRRCFDLRTAIVTALVDNPVGRLVEDLMLQGGVDLSHVLWRDFDGVGREARNGIYFLERGFGVRGGMGMMDRGSTAISQMKPGDVDWDEIFQDEGVQWFHTGGVMAALSEDSTEVVREAMAAAKRHGTIVSFDCNYRPSLWKSRGGRKGSIDVNRSLMPLVDVLFGHEGDIAATLGEASQGPVWHTLDSFRAMAGRVTAEFGNLKVIASTVRRLHTANRNGWSAFGYAEGEAYEGLRFDDLEILDRVGGGDSFASGLIYGLLQGKGMRYALDCGIAHGALAMTTAGDSSMATLPEVERLMAGGSAGTVR
- a CDS encoding cupin domain-containing protein, which translates into the protein MKDLLGRWGRPARRLAALAFIGAATVMSAQSAQSTIQTQPEALNFDALAQQGKALLEQAKAGNGSASITLANYNGHYTMLSARTQSGGGELHKHFADFLIVIDGEGTELTGGTMIDGKEGPNGEVRGTRLDGATPHVLHKGDFIHIPAGTPHQAIEAPGQTITMYVIKVEERGEAGVTKTLVAPPPPPPPAKN
- a CDS encoding glucose 1-dehydrogenase, which translates into the protein MSISTTAPTILDLFRLDGKVALVTGAASGLGAAIATALAQAGAEVAVHGNRRPATETAMAIGDKAAAFQADLSSTSGAESLFGAVKERFGRVDILVNNAGTIHRNAAEDTLLEDWQHVLQVNLTSVFQLSQFVARDMISREAAGKIVNIASLLSFQGGIRVPAYAASKGGVAQLTKALANEWAPKGIRVNAIAPGYFSTTNTEALQADETRNRQILERIPAARWGKPQDLAGAALFLSSAASNYVTGTVLTVDGGWMGR